One genomic segment of Hydrocarboniclastica marina includes these proteins:
- the yihA gene encoding ribosome biogenesis GTP-binding protein YihA/YsxC, which produces MKPVNASQSLEKPAIAFNSARFLTSASRRSECPEDSGAEIAFAGRSNAGKSSALNTITLNSKLARTSKTPGRTRLINFFSLSTPGCRLVDLPGYGYAKVSRDMKNDWQQHLDDYLVNRECLRGLTLVMDIRHPLTPFDRMMSDWAGHNGLPLTILLTKADKLKNGPARQTALDVKKELANHPSLVAVIPFSSLKKTGVDQTRLQLSQWLVGENAGKIAEEPEG; this is translated from the coding sequence GTGAAGCCAGTAAATGCCAGTCAGTCGCTAGAAAAGCCCGCTATAGCGTTCAACAGCGCCCGCTTCCTTACCAGTGCGTCGCGTCGCAGCGAGTGCCCGGAAGACAGTGGCGCCGAGATCGCATTTGCCGGACGATCCAACGCAGGTAAATCGAGCGCTCTCAATACCATCACACTCAACAGCAAGCTGGCTCGGACCAGCAAGACCCCTGGCCGGACCCGCCTGATCAACTTTTTCAGCCTGAGTACGCCTGGGTGCCGCCTGGTGGACCTGCCCGGTTACGGCTACGCCAAGGTCTCACGGGATATGAAAAACGACTGGCAACAGCACCTGGACGACTACCTGGTAAACCGGGAGTGCCTGCGCGGCCTGACTCTGGTCATGGATATCCGGCATCCGCTGACACCCTTCGATAGAATGATGAGTGACTGGGCCGGGCATAATGGCCTACCACTGACCATTCTTTTGACGAAAGCGGACAAGCTGAAGAATGGTCCGGCCAGGCAGACCGCACTGGACGTAAAAAAGGAACTGGCCAATCACCCGTCACTGGTGGCTGTAATACCTTTCTCATCACTTAAAAAAACCGGCGTAGATCAAACACGCCTGCAACTGAGCCAGTGGCTGGTCGGAGAAAACGCGGGGAAGATAGCGGAAGAGCCAGAAGGCTGA
- a CDS encoding TetR/AcrR family transcriptional regulator — protein MKTRDKIILASLELFNRSGERNVTTNHIAAHMGISPGNLYYHFRNKSEIVYEIFRGYRQQVEVTLQLNPEVPFTVQEKLRLLETVFDGLWEFRFFHRDLEFLLDADERLRRDYREFTHGCLSKMEQILLALQHAGIFLPHEDSERQAMALNTWLIVTNWMSFLKTAHAGEGEEAITRQQLRQGIYQVLTLELPYVSSAYHDEIERLRKSYRFEVSLQSAC, from the coding sequence ATGAAGACGCGCGACAAGATAATTCTGGCCAGTCTTGAACTGTTTAACCGTTCAGGAGAGAGAAATGTCACGACCAACCATATCGCCGCACACATGGGCATATCGCCGGGTAACCTTTATTACCATTTCCGGAACAAAAGCGAGATCGTCTACGAAATATTTCGGGGATATCGCCAGCAGGTTGAGGTAACGCTGCAACTGAATCCGGAGGTGCCTTTTACGGTTCAGGAGAAACTCAGGCTGCTCGAAACGGTTTTTGATGGCTTATGGGAATTCCGCTTTTTTCATCGGGACCTTGAGTTTCTGCTTGATGCCGATGAACGCCTGCGACGCGACTACCGAGAGTTCACGCATGGCTGTCTGTCCAAGATGGAGCAGATTCTTCTTGCCCTCCAGCACGCTGGCATTTTCCTGCCGCACGAGGACAGTGAGCGGCAGGCCATGGCGCTCAATACCTGGCTTATCGTCACAAACTGGATGTCTTTTCTGAAGACGGCGCATGCCGGGGAAGGTGAAGAAGCTATAACCCGGCAGCAATTACGGCAAGGGATATATCAGGTGCTGACGCTCGAGTTGCCGTATGTTTCGTCGGCGTACCACGACGAGATCGAACGGTTGCGGAAGTCTTACCGGTTCGAAGTCTCGTTACAGTCAGCTTGCTGA
- a CDS encoding coniferyl aldehyde dehydrogenase — protein MVANVVELTENKKQIQQLQRLFAAQQTAFQKNRNPSVAERRENLKRLKKMLLDNQEAIIAAIDTDFSCRSADETRLAELMPAVQGIDYAAGHLSNWMKPSKRHVSLLFQPASNKVYFQPKGVVGIIVPWNYPLYLAVGPLVAALAAGNRAMLKMSEFTPEFSALFKDLLQATFAEDLVAVVNGDAEVAAAFSGQPFNHLLFTGSTQVGRLVMKAAADNLTPVTLELGGKSPALVSPDVPIADAAKRIAFGKAFNAGQTCVAPDYVLCPADRVDAFVDEFKAAMGKLYPTVKDNSSYTSIVNDRQHARLTSYLDDARKKGARVIEVNAANDQFGSETRKMPVHLVLDATDDMLVMQEEIFGPLLPVVPYQRPADALQYINDRPHPLALYYFGYDKKAQSEVMERTQSGGMGINDTLMHVAQDDLPFGGVGPSGIGHYHGKEGFLTFSHARSVFSKQRFNSSEMIYPPYGGLINKLVYRLFIR, from the coding sequence ATGGTCGCTAACGTTGTTGAACTAACGGAAAACAAAAAGCAGATCCAGCAACTACAGCGTCTGTTCGCAGCCCAACAGACGGCTTTTCAGAAGAACAGAAATCCTTCTGTGGCCGAACGCCGGGAAAATCTCAAGCGCCTTAAAAAGATGCTGCTCGACAATCAGGAAGCCATTATCGCGGCCATAGATACTGACTTCAGCTGCCGCAGCGCCGACGAGACCCGGCTGGCGGAACTGATGCCTGCGGTACAGGGGATCGACTACGCTGCCGGCCATCTGAGCAACTGGATGAAGCCATCCAAGCGCCATGTGAGCCTGCTGTTCCAGCCCGCCAGTAACAAGGTGTACTTCCAACCTAAAGGGGTCGTAGGGATCATCGTGCCCTGGAACTACCCTCTTTATCTCGCAGTGGGCCCGCTGGTCGCCGCGCTTGCGGCAGGAAACCGGGCCATGCTGAAAATGTCCGAGTTTACGCCGGAGTTCTCCGCCCTGTTCAAGGATCTGCTTCAGGCAACCTTCGCTGAGGATCTCGTCGCTGTAGTGAACGGCGACGCCGAGGTCGCGGCTGCTTTTTCAGGCCAGCCTTTCAACCATCTGCTTTTCACAGGCTCGACACAGGTCGGCCGCCTCGTAATGAAAGCTGCAGCAGACAATCTTACACCGGTTACGCTCGAATTAGGCGGTAAATCGCCCGCCCTGGTATCACCCGACGTGCCTATAGCCGATGCAGCCAAGCGGATCGCCTTTGGCAAAGCGTTCAACGCGGGTCAAACCTGCGTAGCGCCCGACTACGTGCTCTGCCCCGCGGACCGTGTCGATGCGTTTGTAGATGAGTTCAAGGCCGCGATGGGGAAACTGTACCCGACGGTGAAGGACAACAGCTCCTACACCAGCATTGTGAATGACCGTCAGCACGCGCGCCTGACCAGCTACCTCGACGACGCCCGAAAAAAAGGAGCGCGTGTTATCGAAGTGAATGCCGCCAATGATCAGTTCGGCAGCGAAACGCGCAAAATGCCGGTGCACCTTGTCCTTGACGCAACAGACGACATGCTGGTGATGCAGGAAGAGATCTTCGGCCCGCTCCTCCCGGTTGTACCCTACCAACGCCCAGCTGATGCGCTGCAGTACATCAATGACCGTCCGCACCCGTTGGCACTCTATTACTTCGGCTATGATAAAAAGGCCCAGTCAGAGGTCATGGAGCGGACACAATCTGGCGGCATGGGCATCAATGACACATTGATGCATGTGGCCCAGGATGATTTGCCGTTCGGCGGCGTCGGCCCATCCGGCATCGGCCACTACCACGGCAAGGAAGGCTTCCTGACCTTTTCCCATGCCCGAAGTGTATTTTCCAAACAGCGCTTCAACAGTAGCGAGATGATCTATCCGCCATACGGTGGGCTGATCAACAAACTGGTCTACCGGCTTTTCATCCGTTAA
- a CDS encoding GMC family oxidoreductase has product MMKSTDIIAQGLEKGWKVTDAATLQDDQTLEADVVVIGTGAGGGTTAEILAKAGLRVIMVEEGRLYHQKHFTMDEHWSYSRLYQEGLGRVTKDGGIAILQGRCVGGSTTVNWTSSFRTPEQTLKHWQERFGVKECEPETLAPWFEDREKRQKIATWAADPNPNNTVLKTGCEQLGWHWDTIPRNVNGCWDLGYCGFGCPTNAKQGMLVTTVPGALDHGSELIHSLRAEKLIHANGKIQALEAVALDGEALRPTGRRVTLKARHFVLSASALGSPALLLRSGVPDPYGRIGKRTFLHPVNATVAEMPEKVEPYYGAPQSIYSDEFVWRDGVAGAVGFKLEVPPLQPGMAAGIIPQHGKAMTATMDRFPYINSVIALLRDGFHEQSEGGTVSLRDDGSPVLDYPMTDYLWAGMRDAYERMVEIQFAAGAKSVSLVHLDSPAFTSVADAKRKMADIPMALHRARLFTAHQMGGCAMGEDAEMAVVNSFGEHHQLENLNIHDASIFPTSIGANPQLSIYALSARNAQRLSRRLKA; this is encoded by the coding sequence ATGATGAAAAGCACAGACATTATTGCCCAAGGCCTGGAGAAAGGCTGGAAAGTCACCGATGCCGCGACACTGCAGGATGACCAGACACTCGAGGCCGATGTCGTGGTCATAGGGACCGGCGCCGGCGGCGGCACGACGGCCGAGATTCTGGCCAAGGCCGGCCTGCGCGTCATCATGGTGGAAGAGGGACGCCTCTATCACCAGAAGCATTTCACTATGGACGAGCACTGGAGTTACTCCAGGCTTTATCAGGAAGGTCTGGGTCGTGTTACCAAGGACGGCGGGATCGCAATCCTTCAGGGCCGCTGCGTAGGTGGCTCAACTACCGTGAACTGGACGTCCAGCTTCCGCACGCCCGAACAGACCCTCAAGCACTGGCAGGAGCGCTTCGGAGTTAAGGAGTGCGAGCCCGAAACACTGGCCCCCTGGTTCGAGGATCGCGAAAAACGACAGAAGATCGCCACCTGGGCCGCGGACCCGAACCCCAACAACACTGTTCTGAAAACCGGTTGCGAGCAGTTGGGCTGGCACTGGGATACTATCCCGCGGAATGTCAACGGCTGCTGGGATCTTGGCTACTGCGGTTTTGGCTGCCCTACCAACGCCAAGCAGGGCATGCTGGTCACGACAGTACCCGGCGCGCTCGATCACGGCAGTGAACTGATTCACAGCCTGCGCGCCGAAAAGCTCATCCACGCCAACGGCAAAATCCAGGCACTTGAGGCGGTTGCCCTCGACGGTGAAGCCCTGCGTCCGACCGGCAGGCGCGTGACTTTGAAGGCGCGCCATTTCGTGCTCTCGGCGAGCGCACTCGGCAGCCCGGCCCTGTTGCTGCGCTCCGGCGTCCCGGACCCTTACGGGCGTATCGGCAAGCGTACGTTCCTCCATCCTGTCAATGCCACGGTCGCCGAGATGCCGGAGAAGGTGGAACCCTACTACGGTGCGCCACAGTCAATCTACTCGGATGAGTTTGTCTGGCGCGATGGCGTTGCAGGCGCAGTCGGGTTCAAGTTGGAAGTGCCTCCCCTCCAGCCGGGAATGGCTGCAGGCATTATTCCGCAGCACGGCAAAGCCATGACCGCCACTATGGACCGCTTCCCCTACATTAATTCGGTCATTGCCCTGCTGCGGGACGGTTTCCACGAGCAAAGCGAAGGCGGCACCGTCAGCCTGCGCGACGACGGTTCGCCGGTGCTCGACTATCCCATGACCGACTACCTCTGGGCGGGAATGCGTGACGCGTACGAACGCATGGTAGAGATCCAGTTCGCAGCTGGCGCCAAGTCAGTCAGTCTGGTGCACCTCGACAGCCCGGCGTTCACGAGCGTGGCCGATGCCAAACGGAAGATGGCCGACATCCCCATGGCCCTGCATCGGGCCCGCCTGTTCACCGCCCACCAGATGGGCGGATGCGCGATGGGCGAAGACGCTGAAATGGCGGTAGTGAACAGCTTCGGTGAGCACCATCAGCTCGAAAATCTCAACATCCATGACGCATCGATATTTCCCACCAGTATCGGCGCCAACCCGCAGCTCTCAATTTATGCTCTCAGCGCCCGTAACGCGCAACGCCTGAGCCGGCGACTGAAAGCGTAA
- the coaD gene encoding pantetheine-phosphate adenylyltransferase, giving the protein MKKVIYPGTFDPITNGHVDLVARGSRLFDSLIVAIAESPKKKPLLSLAERVTLAEQSLSHLSNVKVVGFSNLLAEFVQQQGGSIILRGLRAVSDFEYEFQLADMNRHLAPDLESVFLTPANHLSYISSTLIREIAALGGDITEFVPQPVADCLRRKFEQKQ; this is encoded by the coding sequence ATGAAAAAGGTAATTTACCCGGGCACCTTCGACCCGATAACGAACGGCCATGTCGACCTCGTCGCCCGGGGTTCGCGGCTGTTTGACTCGCTTATCGTCGCCATAGCAGAGAGCCCTAAAAAAAAGCCGCTGTTATCCCTGGCTGAACGTGTCACGCTTGCCGAGCAGTCGCTGTCGCACCTGTCCAACGTCAAGGTCGTAGGCTTCAGTAACCTGCTGGCCGAGTTCGTCCAGCAGCAAGGGGGCAGCATTATCCTGCGGGGCTTGCGGGCGGTCTCCGACTTTGAGTACGAGTTCCAGCTGGCGGATATGAACCGGCACCTGGCCCCCGACCTCGAGAGCGTGTTCCTGACCCCCGCAAATCACCTATCGTACATTTCCTCTACCCTGATCCGCGAGATTGCAGCGCTTGGAGGCGACATTACCGAGTTTGTACCCCAGCCTGTTGCTGATTGCCTGCGCAGGAAATTCGAACAGAAACAGTAA
- a CDS encoding YfhL family 4Fe-4S dicluster ferredoxin, whose translation MALIITDDCINCDVCEPECPNEAITPGDGLYVIAPERCTQCVGHYVEPQCQLVCPVDCIPVDPAHVESEAQLKEKFRRLQLD comes from the coding sequence ATGGCCCTAATTATTACCGACGACTGCATCAATTGTGACGTATGCGAACCCGAGTGCCCCAACGAGGCTATAACCCCCGGCGATGGCCTTTACGTCATAGCCCCGGAACGTTGCACCCAGTGTGTTGGGCACTATGTTGAGCCCCAATGCCAGTTGGTCTGCCCGGTAGACTGTATTCCGGTCGATCCTGCCCATGTTGAAAGCGAAGCTCAGCTGAAGGAGAAATTCCGTCGCCTTCAGCTCGACTGA
- a CDS encoding DUF945 family protein: MKRITIAGLILLVVLAVAAPVVTGSLTRSSWGQMTDEFNRGAASAAVLENLEYDRGYLSTEVLSKLTLDAPELEEPVDVFLRSRIAHGLTSARIETRLDEGRHQAALSFFDQDKPVLISHAHWNGDFESNLMVPGVDRQKEGMTFRWAPLDADFAVSDSGESASIHSSWAGLEVTQGANFLRLGQVSVAEDMSRLVGEVWTGEVAFSVAELSANLAGSGRFSVEDATLLARTVEEGDGRLKNQMDIGVAAVEANGQSFSDIQMRFVAENFDIEATNQVLLAANRLNGISRDASAAEQAAQHLELFSSMMDAVRTLMAHGLAVGIPTMVVNAPGGAAELEFHFAHPELDAAGRAAMGSIFQHSTGGLSLKVPASMLEQLPVAFQQRLFQLYQQGVLLEKDGIFLLNVDLEGMTLNVNGQPIPVPPLI, translated from the coding sequence ATGAAAAGAATAACTATTGCGGGTCTCATCCTGCTGGTCGTGCTCGCGGTGGCAGCTCCAGTTGTGACCGGGTCGTTGACCCGCTCGTCGTGGGGCCAGATGACAGATGAGTTTAACCGAGGCGCGGCGTCTGCCGCGGTTCTGGAAAACCTTGAGTATGACCGCGGCTACCTTTCTACCGAAGTTCTGAGCAAACTGACGCTCGATGCTCCCGAGCTCGAGGAGCCTGTCGATGTTTTCTTGCGCTCCCGCATCGCTCACGGACTCACCAGTGCGCGTATCGAAACACGGCTAGACGAGGGCAGACATCAAGCAGCACTCTCGTTCTTTGACCAGGACAAGCCCGTTCTGATATCCCATGCCCACTGGAATGGCGACTTTGAAAGTAATCTGATGGTGCCAGGGGTAGATCGGCAGAAAGAAGGCATGACATTCCGTTGGGCGCCCCTGGATGCTGATTTCGCAGTCAGTGATTCCGGTGAAAGCGCCAGTATCCATTCCTCCTGGGCCGGCCTTGAGGTCACCCAGGGCGCGAACTTCTTACGTCTGGGACAGGTATCCGTCGCGGAGGATATGTCGCGTCTGGTCGGCGAAGTCTGGACGGGAGAGGTCGCGTTTTCAGTGGCTGAACTAAGCGCGAACTTGGCAGGCTCTGGCCGGTTCAGCGTCGAAGATGCGACGCTGCTGGCCCGAACGGTCGAAGAAGGCGATGGTCGCCTGAAGAACCAGATGGATATCGGCGTCGCCGCTGTCGAAGCCAATGGCCAGTCCTTTAGCGACATTCAGATGCGTTTTGTCGCAGAAAACTTTGATATTGAAGCGACCAACCAGGTCTTGCTTGCGGCGAATCGATTGAACGGAATAAGCCGCGACGCCAGTGCGGCTGAGCAGGCCGCGCAACATCTGGAGCTGTTCAGCAGCATGATGGATGCCGTTCGGACCCTGATGGCCCACGGACTCGCTGTTGGTATTCCGACCATGGTCGTTAATGCGCCCGGTGGCGCCGCTGAGCTGGAATTCCATTTTGCCCATCCCGAGCTGGATGCCGCTGGACGGGCCGCTATGGGCAGTATTTTCCAGCACAGCACTGGAGGGCTAAGTCTCAAGGTTCCGGCCAGCATGCTGGAGCAGCTTCCGGTTGCGTTCCAGCAGCGGCTCTTCCAGCTGTACCAGCAGGGCGTGCTTCTGGAAAAGGACGGGATATTCCTTCTGAACGTCGACCTCGAAGGAATGACGTTGAACGTCAACGGTCAGCCGATCCCTGTGCCGCCGCTGATCTGA
- a CDS encoding AI-2E family transporter, producing the protein MIKPNGFSAGARIVITLAAFVIVVAGIKAAATLMVTFLLASFIAILCAPPFMLMQRWGVPSWISILVVIAFLVLLQIGFLTIVASTIANFTSDLPQYQQKLRTITIEFIAQLNTWGFNIPEGFVQQYMDPGTGFRMVANVLSNLGTVFSNAFLILLAVLFMLFEGASIPRKLQLAFGNDRPMLGAERFLETVKRYMNIKTTISLITGVLVYIWLSILSVDYAMLWGLIAFMFNYVPSIGSAIAAVPAVLLALVQLGWFDAVLVGTGYLVINVVLGNVIEPRIMGRGMGLSTLVVFLSLVFWGWVLGPVGMLLSVPLTMLLKIALEAHEDTRWVSILLGPDIAELQKRQRKQARHTPSPVADSSSLK; encoded by the coding sequence ATGATCAAGCCGAACGGATTTTCTGCGGGTGCCCGCATCGTCATCACGCTCGCCGCGTTCGTGATCGTGGTCGCAGGCATAAAGGCCGCCGCCACGCTGATGGTGACGTTCCTGTTGGCGTCCTTTATCGCCATATTGTGCGCGCCGCCGTTCATGCTGATGCAGCGCTGGGGCGTCCCATCCTGGATCTCTATCCTCGTGGTTATTGCCTTCCTGGTGCTGCTCCAGATTGGCTTTTTGACGATCGTGGCTTCGACCATCGCCAATTTCACCAGCGACCTGCCCCAGTACCAGCAGAAGTTGCGCACAATCACTATCGAGTTCATCGCCCAGTTGAACACCTGGGGGTTCAATATCCCCGAGGGCTTTGTGCAGCAGTATATGGATCCGGGAACAGGGTTTCGTATGGTTGCCAACGTCCTGAGTAATCTGGGCACTGTGTTCTCCAATGCCTTTCTGATTCTCCTGGCGGTGTTGTTCATGCTTTTCGAGGGTGCTTCCATCCCGCGCAAGCTGCAACTGGCGTTCGGCAATGACCGGCCGATGCTTGGGGCGGAACGTTTTCTTGAAACCGTGAAACGCTACATGAACATAAAAACCACGATCAGTCTGATAACGGGCGTGCTGGTTTATATCTGGCTGAGCATCCTGTCAGTGGACTATGCCATGCTCTGGGGACTGATCGCCTTTATGTTCAATTACGTGCCGAGTATCGGCTCCGCAATCGCTGCGGTGCCAGCAGTACTGTTGGCGCTGGTTCAGCTCGGCTGGTTCGATGCGGTTCTGGTGGGTACAGGCTACCTGGTCATCAATGTGGTGCTGGGCAACGTCATAGAGCCGCGCATCATGGGGCGGGGCATGGGCCTGTCGACACTTGTGGTATTTCTGTCCCTGGTTTTCTGGGGCTGGGTCCTCGGCCCGGTCGGAATGCTGTTATCGGTGCCCCTGACCATGCTTTTGAAAATTGCTCTGGAAGCCCACGAGGACACCCGCTGGGTGTCTATTCTGCTGGGGCCGGACATCGCTGAACTACAGAAGCGACAGCGAAAACAGGCCCGTCATACCCCGAGCCCGGTCGCGGACAGCTCTTCGCTCAAGTGA
- the ppk1 gene encoding polyphosphate kinase 1, translating to MSNDKNNPGDILDEPDLGAAAHYFNRELSHLHFNHRVLRQALDEHHPLLSRMQFCCIFSSNMDEFFEIRVAGLRQQIKYGREAVGSDGLSPEQALNEVAEIAHRYVQEQYEILNSVLIPALERENIHFVRRREWTAAQRDWVARYFEEEILPVVNPIGLDPSHPLPRLVNKSLNFIVKLEGKDAFGRETGMALVPAPRSLPRLVRMPDDVCPGGDNLVFLSSMIHAHADQLFPGMAVKGCYQFRLTRNADLELEDDLEDLASALRGELLSRRFGDAVRLEVADNCPAELVNFLLTEFGLSERELYLVHGPVNLARLMALGRLLNRPDLDYPGITPSVPRAIRSRETIFEAMRQQDILLYHPFESFTPVIDLLRQAARDPGVLAIRQTLYRTGAESELVEALADAARRGKEVTAVIELQARFDEAENLELASRLQEAGAVVVYGVVGYKTHAKMIMIVRREESGLKRYVHLGTGNYHAGNARLYTDYSLLTCDDALGDDVNKIFQQLTGMGKALKVKKLLHAPFTLHSKLIELIEREAGHAQAGKPARIVVKLNALAETEVIRALYRASIAGVRIDLIVRGICCLRPRVPGLSENIRVISVVGRFLEHSRVYYFYNNGKADTYCASADWMARNLFNRVETCFPINDPALAERVLEELEIYLQDNCFSAELNADGTYTQNQPAEGEPRLSAQTILLERLTAK from the coding sequence ATGAGCAATGACAAAAACAACCCCGGAGACATCCTGGATGAGCCCGATCTTGGCGCCGCGGCCCATTACTTCAACCGCGAACTGAGTCATCTTCATTTCAACCACCGCGTGCTGCGGCAGGCTCTGGACGAGCATCACCCGCTGCTGAGCCGGATGCAGTTCTGCTGCATATTCAGCAGCAACATGGATGAGTTTTTCGAGATCCGTGTGGCGGGCCTGCGGCAGCAGATAAAGTATGGTCGGGAGGCGGTCGGCTCCGACGGGCTCAGCCCGGAGCAGGCTCTGAACGAAGTCGCCGAAATAGCGCACCGCTATGTTCAGGAACAATATGAGATTCTCAACAGCGTGTTAATACCAGCGTTGGAGAGAGAAAATATTCATTTTGTCCGGCGCCGCGAGTGGACCGCCGCACAGCGCGACTGGGTAGCACGCTACTTTGAGGAAGAAATTCTGCCGGTGGTTAACCCCATCGGGCTCGACCCTTCGCATCCACTTCCCCGCCTGGTCAACAAAAGCCTTAACTTTATCGTCAAGCTCGAGGGAAAGGACGCCTTTGGTCGGGAAACCGGGATGGCGCTTGTGCCTGCACCACGTTCTTTACCGCGACTGGTGCGAATGCCTGACGACGTCTGCCCGGGCGGGGACAATCTCGTTTTCCTCTCATCAATGATTCATGCCCACGCCGATCAGTTATTCCCGGGCATGGCGGTCAAGGGTTGCTACCAATTCCGGCTGACCCGCAATGCTGACCTGGAGTTGGAAGACGACCTCGAAGACCTGGCTTCGGCGCTGCGGGGCGAGTTGCTCAGTCGGAGGTTCGGCGATGCCGTGCGGCTGGAAGTCGCGGACAATTGCCCGGCCGAATTGGTCAACTTCCTGCTGACCGAGTTCGGCTTGAGTGAACGCGAACTGTATCTGGTCCATGGTCCGGTCAACCTTGCCCGCCTGATGGCGCTTGGTCGTCTGCTGAACCGACCGGATCTGGACTACCCGGGAATAACTCCTTCTGTGCCACGGGCCATCCGCAGCCGGGAAACCATTTTTGAAGCCATGCGGCAGCAGGACATCCTGCTTTACCATCCGTTTGAAAGCTTTACGCCGGTAATCGACCTGCTCAGGCAAGCCGCTCGCGACCCGGGAGTTCTCGCTATCCGACAGACTCTCTACCGGACCGGTGCGGAGTCCGAGCTTGTGGAAGCCCTCGCGGACGCAGCGCGACGCGGCAAGGAGGTCACGGCAGTCATTGAGCTGCAGGCCCGCTTCGACGAAGCCGAGAATCTGGAACTGGCGAGCCGTCTGCAGGAAGCCGGCGCTGTGGTCGTGTACGGAGTGGTCGGCTATAAAACCCATGCCAAGATGATCATGATCGTGCGCCGGGAAGAGAGCGGACTGAAGCGCTACGTTCACCTCGGTACCGGCAATTACCACGCCGGCAACGCGCGGCTATACACCGATTACAGTTTGCTGACCTGTGACGATGCGCTGGGGGACGACGTCAACAAGATATTCCAGCAACTTACCGGGATGGGTAAGGCGCTGAAAGTGAAGAAGCTGCTGCACGCGCCTTTTACGCTCCATTCCAAATTGATCGAGTTGATCGAGAGAGAGGCCGGGCACGCACAGGCGGGTAAGCCGGCACGAATTGTTGTAAAGCTGAATGCCCTGGCTGAGACCGAGGTAATAAGGGCTCTGTATCGTGCCTCTATCGCGGGTGTGCGCATTGACCTGATCGTCCGCGGTATCTGTTGCCTTCGCCCCCGGGTACCGGGTCTGTCGGAGAATATCAGGGTGATTTCGGTGGTCGGGCGCTTTCTGGAGCACAGCCGTGTCTACTACTTCTACAATAACGGCAAAGCCGATACCTACTGTGCCAGCGCGGACTGGATGGCGCGCAATCTGTTCAACCGGGTAGAAACGTGCTTTCCGATTAACGACCCTGCGTTGGCCGAGCGTGTGTTGGAAGAACTGGAAATATACCTGCAGGACAATTGTTTCAGCGCGGAACTCAATGCCGACGGAACATATACCCAGAACCAGCCCGCAGAAGGTGAACCCAGACTGTCGGCTCAGACCATATTGCTGGAAAGGCTGACGGCGAAGTAG
- the hemB gene encoding porphobilinogen synthase, which translates to MSPVSRQYPHARPRRNRRDDFSRRLVREHRLSTDDLIYPLFVLEGEGIREPVASMPGVERLSVDELVREAAVLVELGIPAVALFPVTPSSAKSLGGEAAWDPQGLAQRAVRAVKEAQPGLGIITDVALDPFTTHGQDGIIDDDGYVLNDVTLEALVRQALSHAEAGADVVAPSDMMDGRIGAVRQALEEAGHFNTRIMAYSAKYASSYYGPFRDAVGSAGNLGKSSKETYQMDPGNSDEALHEVALDLAEGADMVMVKPGMPYLDIVRRVKSELQVPTFAYQVSGEYAMHMAAAQNGWLDGDKVMMESLLCFKRAGADGILTYFAKRAAQHLKARPGG; encoded by the coding sequence TTGTCACCTGTTAGTCGGCAGTATCCCCACGCCCGCCCCCGCCGTAACCGGCGCGACGATTTCTCCCGCCGGCTGGTACGCGAACACCGGCTTAGCACAGACGATCTGATCTACCCGCTATTTGTACTCGAAGGGGAAGGCATCCGTGAGCCCGTGGCGTCGATGCCCGGCGTTGAGCGACTGTCTGTGGATGAGCTTGTGCGTGAGGCCGCTGTCCTGGTCGAGCTGGGAATACCCGCTGTAGCCCTTTTTCCAGTAACGCCGAGTTCGGCCAAAAGTCTTGGTGGCGAGGCTGCGTGGGATCCTCAGGGCCTGGCCCAACGGGCGGTCCGGGCGGTAAAAGAGGCCCAGCCCGGCCTCGGCATTATCACGGACGTTGCGCTGGATCCATTTACGACGCATGGTCAGGACGGCATCATAGATGACGACGGCTACGTGCTGAACGACGTCACCCTGGAGGCTCTGGTCAGACAGGCGCTGTCCCACGCCGAGGCCGGCGCTGATGTGGTGGCGCCTTCGGACATGATGGATGGCCGGATCGGCGCAGTGCGGCAGGCTCTGGAAGAAGCTGGCCATTTCAATACCCGAATAATGGCCTATTCTGCAAAATATGCCTCCAGTTATTACGGCCCTTTCCGGGACGCGGTAGGCTCAGCTGGGAACCTCGGCAAGAGCAGCAAGGAAACCTACCAGATGGACCCGGGGAACAGTGACGAGGCACTTCATGAGGTCGCTCTGGACCTGGCCGAAGGCGCGGACATGGTCATGGTGAAGCCGGGCATGCCGTACCTGGATATCGTGCGTCGGGTAAAGAGTGAGCTGCAGGTACCTACGTTCGCCTACCAGGTGAGCGGTGAGTACGCCATGCACATGGCCGCGGCTCAGAATGGCTGGCTGGACGGCGACAAGGTCATGATGGAGAGCCTGCTGTGTTTCAAGCGGGCGGGCGCCGATGGCATATTGACCTATTTTGCCAAGCGCGCTGCCCAGCACCTGAAAGCCCGTCCAGGGGGCTGA